AAAAGCAGACGCAGGAGGAGTTCTTCCACACCTTCAACACCCTGTACGAGTCCGGCCGGCAGATCGTCCTGACCTCCGACCGCCCCCCCTCTGAGATGACCCAGCTGGAGGACCGCCTCCGCACCCGATTTGAGTGGGGACTGCTGGTGGACGTAGCGCCGCCGGATTTTGAGACGCGTCTTGCCATCGTGAAAAACAAGGCCGCCCTGCTGGGCATGGAGCTGCCGGACAAAATCTCCGCCTACATCGCCGAAAACGTCACCGCCAACGTCCGCCAGCTGGAGGGCACCATCAACAAGATCCTGGCCTACAAGGATCTGCTGGGCAACGACACCGACGAAGAAACCGTCACCCGGGCCATCCAGGACATGCTGCGCCGCAGCAACGAGTATGTCCCCACGCCGGAGGCCATCCTTGAGTATATCTCCAAATATTACAGTCTGGACGAGTCCGTGATCCGGGGCCAGCAGCGGGTGCGGGACGCGGTCTCCGCCCGGCAGATTGCCATGTACCTGATCCGCTCCATGACGAACCTCAGTCTGGATGAGATCGGCAAGGTCTTTGACAACCGGGACCACTCCACCGTCCTCTACTCCATCCAGCAAATCGAAAAGAAGATGAAGAAGGACGCTGCGTTTGCCGAAATGGTGAAGGAGATCAAGACGAATATCAACTCCAAGCGGTGACCAGATTTCTCCACATCTTCCGTGGAAAAGAAAAACTTCCCTGTTGAAAATGGTCTTTCAAAAAAGTCCGTGGAAAAATCCCCGGATCCTTCCACATCCCCTGTGGAGCCTCAAAATCCGACAGCGCAAGCCTTTCCCCGCCTTTTCCACAGCTTTTTTCCCTACGGCTGCTTTTTCTAAAAAATACATTTCTTTCTTTTTCAAAAGAGCGATTCCGACCCATATCTTCAAACCCCGACTAGAGAGGAAGTGCATGCATGAAATTCTCCTGTGAAAAAGCCCTTCTGCAAAGCGCCATCGCCGTCACCAGCCGCGCCGTGGCCCAGAAGAGCTCCATTCCCGCGCTGGAAGGGCTGCTGCTCCACGCGGACAGCCAGCTGACCATTTCCGGCTACAACCTGCAGACCGGCATCCGTACGAAGGTCTCCGCCGATGTAACGGAACCTGGCGAGATTGTTTTAAACGCCCGCCTCTTCGGCGACATCATCCGCCGGATGCCCGACGATGTGGTGGTTTTCACCGCGGATGACAAACAGCTGGTTCATCTC
This DNA window, taken from Dysosmobacter welbionis, encodes the following:
- the dnaA gene encoding chromosomal replication initiator protein DnaA, with translation MNSVADVWDNVLSQLKGELSETTIATWFDELEAVDIQGNTFILHCSNDFKKGYIESLFMKNIKASLHDIFSTDFEVKILDDLDYAELKDNRPHRQSERFTSAEFTFETFVVGPSNKLAYAASVSVAEHPAQNYNPLLIYGDSGLGKTHLIYAIANVIRRNDPRSKIAYVKGDDLTNELVDAIREGKTAEMREKYRQADLLLVDDVQFIAGKKQTQEEFFHTFNTLYESGRQIVLTSDRPPSEMTQLEDRLRTRFEWGLLVDVAPPDFETRLAIVKNKAALLGMELPDKISAYIAENVTANVRQLEGTINKILAYKDLLGNDTDEETVTRAIQDMLRRSNEYVPTPEAILEYISKYYSLDESVIRGQQRVRDAVSARQIAMYLIRSMTNLSLDEIGKVFDNRDHSTVLYSIQQIEKKMKKDAAFAEMVKEIKTNINSKR